A DNA window from Candidatus Krumholzibacteriia bacterium contains the following coding sequences:
- a CDS encoding right-handed parallel beta-helix repeat-containing protein, which translates to MRRAIFLLILAVPFSVLATVIHVPADSLTIQAGLNGAQSGDTVLVAPGNYSVDILFWPDRNGIHLVGAGMNNTVVSGDDWQCVVYMASAVAIDSTTMIQGMSFLHGGDAGIILYGASPSLVSCCFDSSSAGPGIYAVQNSAAIINGCEMKGNAGSGARIQDCGQGLRFEFCLFEGNDLTRARGTGRGSYPGGFQVRDQVDDGGGIYCSGSDPSLTGCTITGNSANYGGGIYCYYYSDATLTGCTITDNSANYGGGIYCWASDPTLSDCTISGNSASNEGGGIYCSSSPPTLSDCELTLNTATLGGAIWIDGGGGSFEYCSFTHNDADSLGDAFFTADTTLPIHYCNFFDNGWAMHNADPVAVPQASENWWGHSTGPWHSGYNPFGEGDSLFSYSWDFQPWLAAADTIAPPFPPRSLIQRNRDRGSVDLAWEALPLSDLGGYCIHFDLDSLGYDYENFVDVGNVTEATLGGLETGLNYRVAVSSYDMSGNHSSPGRSLWLTAEAVAAPDGAPSALTLAAPYPNPFNPKTSLSFSIDKAGPVRLAIYDTSGRQVALLLNEALEVGRHDCSWDGQNKQGQAMPSGLYLARLQSGKYSESRKLLLAK; encoded by the coding sequence ATGCGTCGAGCTATATTCCTGCTTATTCTCGCAGTTCCCTTTTCTGTTCTTGCTACCGTCATCCATGTTCCCGCTGACTCGCTTACCATTCAGGCGGGACTCAATGGTGCCCAAAGCGGCGACACGGTTCTCGTGGCGCCAGGTAACTATTCCGTGGACATTCTCTTCTGGCCCGATCGCAATGGCATTCATCTCGTGGGCGCCGGAATGAACAACACGGTGGTCTCAGGGGATGACTGGCAGTGTGTGGTCTACATGGCTTCCGCAGTAGCGATTGATTCCACCACCATGATTCAGGGAATGAGTTTCCTTCATGGGGGCGACGCGGGAATTATCCTCTATGGAGCTTCTCCTTCACTTGTTTCCTGTTGCTTCGATTCCTCCTCTGCTGGGCCAGGGATCTATGCCGTTCAGAACTCGGCGGCAATCATCAATGGCTGCGAGATGAAAGGAAATGCGGGATCGGGAGCCCGGATTCAGGACTGCGGACAGGGTCTGCGTTTTGAGTTTTGCCTTTTTGAGGGAAATGACCTGACTCGCGCCCGAGGAACTGGCCGGGGAAGCTACCCTGGGGGATTTCAGGTGAGAGATCAGGTTGACGACGGCGGGGGAATCTACTGCTCCGGCTCCGACCCAAGCCTCACGGGCTGCACCATCACCGGAAACTCCGCGAACTACGGCGGGGGAATCTACTGCTACTACTACTCCGACGCCACCCTCACGGGCTGTACGATCACCGACAACTCCGCAAACTACGGCGGGGGAATCTACTGCTGGGCTTCCGACCCCACCCTCTCGGACTGCACCATCAGCGGAAACTCCGCGAGCAACGAGGGCGGGGGAATCTACTGCTCCTCATCCCCCCCCACCCTCTCGGACTGCGAGCTGACCCTGAATACGGCCACTCTGGGAGGGGCTATTTGGATTGATGGAGGAGGAGGTTCTTTCGAGTATTGCAGTTTCACGCATAACGATGCCGACAGTCTGGGCGATGCCTTCTTTACCGCAGACACTACGCTGCCCATTCATTATTGCAACTTCTTCGATAATGGCTGGGCCATGCACAATGCAGATCCTGTGGCCGTGCCCCAGGCAAGCGAAAACTGGTGGGGACACTCAACCGGCCCCTGGCACTCAGGCTACAACCCCTTCGGAGAGGGAGATTCCCTCTTCTCCTACTCCTGGGACTTCCAGCCCTGGCTGGCTGCGGCGGACACCATCGCACCACCCTTTCCTCCACGAAGCCTGATCCAAAGAAACCGTGACCGGGGTTCTGTGGATCTTGCCTGGGAAGCCCTGCCCTTGTCGGATCTCGGAGGCTACTGCATACACTTTGACCTGGACAGTCTCGGCTACGATTACGAGAACTTCGTCGATGTCGGCAATGTTACCGAAGCAACCCTGGGGGGACTGGAAACAGGACTCAACTACCGAGTGGCCGTCAGCAGCTATGACATGAGCGGCAATCACAGCTCACCAGGACGCTCGCTCTGGCTTACAGCAGAAGCGGTCGCCGCGCCTGATGGCGCTCCATCTGCCTTGACGCTTGCCGCGCCCTACCCGAATCCCTTCAACCCAAAGACCAGCCTGAGCTTCTCCATCGACAAGGCGGGCCCGGTGCGCCTTGCGATCTATGACACCTCAGGCCGCCAGGTGGCCCTGCTTCTCAATGAAGCTCTGGAGGTGGGAAGACACGATTGCAGTTGGGATGGTCAAAACAAACAGGGACAGGCCATGCCCTCGGGTCTTTATCTGGCTCGCCTGCAATCCGGAAAGTACAGCGAGAGCAGAAAGCTGCTGCTGGCAAAGTAA
- a CDS encoding pyridoxal-phosphate dependent enzyme — MSIAWDKNRGIATHIFDTIGRTPLVRLNRITEGLDVEILGKLEYFSPSGSLKDRIYWQMFTEAEKSGDLKPGMTVLECSTGNAGIACSFVAASKGYDCIIVMPEGMSEERKKLDIAYGSQMIYTPGGESDVDLALEKLEEIRATDPGKYWVPAQFENGENIEAHRLTTGPEIFEQCEGKLDAFIATQGTGGTITGIARAMKSLGSDAKFYAIEPSECPLLSRREWGPHGIEGIGDGFVPRNLHLEYLDGIITTSTDEALAMGKRMAREEGIFCGISTGSNIAAALKLHAAHPEMKRIVTMINDTGQRYFSTPLCDAEKHVDIPERDHPMDEYTKDELDKYQGDWDLVD; from the coding sequence CCGGATCACCGAAGGTCTGGATGTGGAGATCCTGGGCAAGCTCGAATACTTCAGCCCCTCGGGAAGCCTGAAGGATCGAATCTACTGGCAGATGTTCACGGAAGCGGAGAAGTCGGGCGACCTGAAGCCCGGCATGACGGTTCTGGAATGTTCTACGGGCAATGCGGGAATCGCCTGCTCCTTTGTCGCGGCCTCCAAGGGTTACGATTGCATTATCGTCATGCCCGAAGGCATGAGCGAAGAGCGCAAGAAGCTCGACATCGCCTACGGAAGCCAGATGATCTACACACCCGGCGGCGAAAGCGATGTGGACCTTGCTCTTGAAAAGCTGGAAGAAATTCGTGCGACGGATCCGGGCAAGTACTGGGTTCCTGCCCAGTTTGAGAACGGTGAGAACATCGAGGCGCATCGCCTGACTACGGGTCCCGAGATCTTCGAACAGTGCGAGGGCAAACTGGACGCCTTCATCGCCACTCAGGGAACGGGGGGAACGATCACGGGAATTGCCAGAGCCATGAAATCTCTTGGCAGTGACGCGAAGTTTTATGCGATTGAGCCGTCCGAGTGCCCCCTGCTCTCCCGCCGCGAGTGGGGACCGCATGGCATCGAGGGCATCGGGGACGGCTTCGTGCCCCGCAACCTGCACCTGGAGTATCTGGACGGCATCATCACGACAAGCACGGACGAGGCTCTTGCCATGGGCAAGCGCATGGCTCGCGAGGAAGGAATCTTCTGCGGTATCTCCACGGGCTCGAACATCGCGGCGGCCCTGAAACTGCACGCCGCCCACCCGGAGATGAAGCGCATCGTCACGATGATCAACGACACCGGGCAGCGCTACTTTTCCACGCCGCTATGTGATGCCGAGAAGCATGTGGACATTCCCGAACGCGATCACCCCATGGATGAGTACACAAAGGACGAACTGGACAAGTACCAGGGCGACTGGGATCTCGTGGACTAG